In Thermomonas carbonis, a single genomic region encodes these proteins:
- a CDS encoding NAD-dependent epimerase/dehydratase family protein — MTDPVLLVTGSAGLIGSQAVRHFAGLGWQVHGIDNNMRADFFGPDGDTTWNLQRLQHDIPGYRHHVLDIRDRAAVLRAIEEVPADMIVHAAAQPSHDLAASRPFDDFDVNAGGTLNLLEATRRHRPEATFCFMSTNKVYGDAPNELPLVELETRWEYERPQDFGGIAEDFRIDRSKHSLFGASKVAADVMVQEYGRYFGMKTVCLRGGCLTGAAHSAAELHGFLAYLARCVVEGRPYRVFGYKGKQVRDNIDASDVCRFIERFHAAPRCGEVYNIGGGRGNSISMLEAIAKLEAIAGKRLSWEYVDENRAGDHICYISDLSKMKTDYPGWDITVPLDNILEDIVRVLRDRGVD, encoded by the coding sequence ATGACTGATCCCGTCCTGCTCGTCACCGGCTCCGCCGGCCTGATTGGTTCCCAGGCCGTGCGCCACTTCGCCGGCTTGGGCTGGCAGGTGCACGGCATCGACAACAACATGCGTGCCGACTTCTTCGGTCCCGATGGCGATACCACCTGGAACCTGCAGCGATTGCAGCACGACATCCCCGGTTATCGGCACCACGTGCTGGACATTCGTGATCGCGCCGCGGTCCTGCGCGCCATCGAGGAAGTTCCCGCCGACATGATCGTGCATGCAGCGGCGCAGCCCTCGCACGATCTCGCGGCCAGCCGTCCGTTCGACGATTTCGACGTGAACGCGGGTGGCACACTCAATCTGCTGGAAGCGACACGCCGGCATCGTCCGGAAGCGACGTTCTGCTTCATGAGCACCAACAAGGTCTACGGCGACGCTCCCAATGAATTGCCATTGGTCGAACTGGAAACGCGCTGGGAGTACGAGCGTCCGCAGGATTTCGGCGGGATCGCCGAGGACTTCCGGATCGACCGCAGCAAGCACAGCTTGTTCGGCGCCAGCAAGGTCGCCGCCGACGTGATGGTTCAGGAATACGGCCGCTATTTCGGAATGAAGACGGTCTGCCTGCGCGGCGGCTGCCTGACCGGTGCCGCCCACAGCGCGGCCGAATTGCATGGCTTCCTTGCCTACCTTGCGCGTTGCGTCGTCGAAGGACGTCCATACCGGGTGTTCGGCTACAAGGGCAAGCAGGTACGCGACAACATCGATGCCAGCGACGTCTGCCGCTTCATCGAGCGCTTCCATGCCGCGCCTCGTTGTGGCGAGGTCTACAACATCGGGGGCGGACGCGGCAACAGCATTTCAATGCTGGAAGCCATCGCCAAACTCGAGGCCATCGCCGGCAAGCGCTTGTCATGGGAATACGTCGACGAAAACCGCGCTGGCGACCACATCTGCTACATCTCCGACCTGAGCAAGATGAAGACGGATTATCCGGGCTGGGACATCACCGTTCCGCTGGACAATATCCTGGAAGACATCGTGCGGGTGCTGCGGGATCGTGGTGTTGACTGA
- a CDS encoding class I SAM-dependent methyltransferase: MTFSIRSLLRPLRRKLDRIITSRGFLSYQAGAMDRRRLGSGDLAAFDGHDHILLRRHYYLPLPDAKDLASQRETELIGCDFDADACFAFHAEHVARYDPEFRQFPNSGPASVDDYHLVNGTFMALDGNMYYGLIRALAPARIIEIGSGNSTKLACAAIRRNVAEGRVASTLTCIEPFHTEVLEGLPEVSRILRSYVQDVAMDEFTSLEAGDILFIDSTHTVRPGGDVWWEICEILPRLNPGVLVHIHDISLPQPYPSRTLDNHWYWMEQYMLQAFLSFNRRYSVVWAGNFLMLKAPARMTSLFGEEYSAMRAAYPDSEPASLWLRVEA; this comes from the coding sequence ATGACATTCTCGATTCGTAGCCTCCTGCGCCCGTTGCGTCGCAAACTTGACCGAATAATCACGTCACGGGGCTTCCTCAGCTATCAGGCTGGCGCAATGGATCGCCGCAGGCTGGGTAGTGGCGACCTCGCTGCATTCGACGGTCATGACCACATTCTGTTGCGGCGGCACTACTACCTGCCGTTGCCGGATGCGAAGGACCTCGCAAGCCAGAGGGAAACGGAGCTGATCGGCTGCGACTTCGATGCGGATGCCTGCTTCGCGTTTCATGCCGAGCACGTTGCTCGTTACGACCCGGAGTTCCGCCAGTTCCCGAATTCGGGGCCGGCCTCGGTTGATGACTACCACCTCGTCAACGGCACCTTCATGGCGCTTGACGGAAACATGTACTACGGACTCATCCGTGCGTTGGCACCTGCGCGCATCATCGAGATAGGCTCCGGGAACTCGACCAAGCTCGCGTGCGCCGCGATCCGCAGGAATGTCGCGGAAGGGCGCGTGGCAAGCACGCTCACCTGCATCGAGCCGTTCCATACGGAAGTACTGGAGGGGCTGCCGGAGGTCTCTCGAATCCTTCGTTCGTATGTACAGGATGTCGCCATGGATGAGTTCACCAGCTTGGAGGCTGGCGACATCCTGTTCATTGATTCCACCCACACAGTCCGGCCCGGCGGTGATGTCTGGTGGGAAATCTGCGAGATTCTTCCACGTCTGAACCCGGGTGTACTTGTACACATCCACGACATTTCGTTGCCGCAGCCGTATCCGTCGAGGACCTTGGACAACCATTGGTACTGGATGGAGCAATACATGCTCCAGGCGTTCCTGAGCTTCAATCGCAGGTACTCGGTCGTGTGGGCCGGAAACTTCCTGATGCTGAAGGCGCCTGCGCGGATGACCTCGTTGTTCGGGGAAGAGTATTCGGCGATGCGCGCGGCGTATCCCGATTCCGAGCCAGCCAGCTTGTGGCTGCGTGTAGAGGCGTGA